tatcataattatatttctgtaattattaatatatatgttataatataaatattaaaaatatttaattaatttttttggtttCTGCTGAATTtgataaatttatgtaaatataattgtaaCACTACTGATAATTATATTAGCATACATACTAAAAAggattatataatattttataatactttttatcaattcatattataaatggAATTACAAGACAATATAAAAGTGTTTGAAAAGAATAGATTATTCTgttataatgtaaataaatcatttacaattttaataCATCCTTTGAAACAAGAcaataaaaatgtagaacggtaagaaaattaataaaggAATTCTAATTGCTAatgtatttttgtaaataattaacataatcacttaatatattatagttatTATCAAGGAAtcgaaatttataaaaaattaattttttcacgtatatataatttttaatttgaaatttttgcaaatatatttttatactctttcttttcatttaattctttACATTCTatcatatttcttttaaaaaaaattttattagtaaCAATATATGAGGaacaaatgtaaaaatattatatcatttatcaagatattatatatgtaatttttgtatttgaatatattacatatatggtaaataaaatacataattagAATGTAATAGTAGatatttatgttaaaaataaaagaaaatatgatTTTCTCAAATATCTGAAAGCATTTTGAAAGAGCTCCTTAAtgattattttcaaatatatatatacgaaatttttgttttcttttttttttctctctatactattctataaatttatgaaaaaatatttttttttgtggatatattttttattattttatttttacgtttgatcaaatttattgtatattgCTGCAGTTTATTCAtgacatttaattttaaataataaaaaattaataaatatttttaaaaattatttaatattttttcctataactagctctattttatttatatatttaaaaataatatttattattgaaaaatatgtttgaatatatgaaatttttaagtcaataattgtaatgaaattcaaatgtatatacgtacagAAAAGTATATAGATGGAAATAAGCTTAAAAGTAATGCTATTAAGAATACTTTAGTggatttattataatttttttttatttaatataaataaacaatgtagtaactataatataaatttttgtaaaaatctcatactaatttaaaattatagttcatattattttatagtgGAGTTTATACTTATCTATGTATTCTAATACTGCAAGTCATtttaaacaataatataaatgaaaaacatggtataaaaatttattgtatgataaatatattgcaatattatgtataatcttttacttttgtatataaatataaactaaCAACATactatgtaataaatttttgatTTTGTGCTTTTACTAATAATGGAACAAATTGTATTTATCCacatcataataatataaaatgtgtaAAGTTATGATTagattttaattaatatcgTTTAATCCTAATGGatagaatattattattatattcataatatgtttaattttaaattcttaAGTTATAGCActgatattttaaatatagtgTTCTATAATCTATTATATtctcattatttaattataagagtacatatgttaatatgtgtgtttaattatacattaaaatataagatattctttatattactaatttttatttaattaaatgataaatcGGTTTATCCATTGTAGCTACTTTAAAGttacaattatttaattactaaattatactttttgttaaatatccatttatatatattatattgaagTATAGATCATACGAAATACTATTTATCCTAACTATATTCATGTTAATCAatggtatatataatagacatccaattaaaatattgttttttgatattttttgcCCGTCTGCTGCataatttacaattttgcataaaatatttgtattttaatttcacaaatttttttcacattattaaattagttcccacattttttttattgtttttttagttttactGTCAGTTATATAACGATATATTTGCAATATTATTatcagaaaaaattattctaatctttatttttgaatttttaactTTACACTTCAACTGAATTATTTTAGagattattttatattcataaaaataattattattgaacatttatatattagaatattttataattctatatattatataaaacttaTTGTTTCCTGAATAAGGTAATCATATTCAGTGACATAATTGTTACCTGgccattatttttaattatgcatttaaaaagttgtatatttttttggaatataacagaaaagttaaaaatttttttattagtattaaaaaatattatttatttgtaaatacaAGACTATTATGGCAATTAATTATTGTCTTAATATATAAGAGTGTTTCTTGTAGAgtgttaacatttttaagtagaataatttataatttagaaaaaaaaaactgtatGGGAAATAttgcaatatatattaataaaattattgaaaataattatatatattcatatgcaCCAAAATAAGAAGGTTCATCTACAAGTGACACTTGATCCTCGAACAAGGATTTTACTGAAACCAAATATCATTGAGATTCAGTGATTTTATTTggtacattaatatattttaagattGATACAGTTTTAAACTTCGCTACATGATTCTTACGAATACCGTAATCATTTTCAATGTTTTATCGTTGggtacaaaatatatttcaatttcATACAAAACACTTATTAATACCGttacatattaatttatatttttggcAATAGATAACGtttccatatataataaatgaaatgtaCGAATTTTCTAGAAAtagaaagaaaataaaatgtatcaaacatgtaaaaaagatgaatgtttcaaataatttatttatataaaaaagctaaagaaaaaatatatttaaaatagtaatactttaaaacacataaataattaataaattcgATAAAAATTGGTTATTTAagtgaatatattattttttgttgatttcgttgtataaattattataaatatgaaaaaatgttttagaaattgaaatttaataatattttatattcatttacttttatttgtatttttaaaatattaataattaaacatataaatgacATAATAAGGAAAGTATTTAAACTTTAGTgctatattataaatgtattaggCGTATGacatatataagaaataaaagaaaaattaaatatttttctgtaaattaatatttttatatatggtCTCATTATTTAGagaatgtaaataatatagattTATAACgaattgttttttaaaataaatagatcaAAAAATACTTAGGATCAATTAATGtttctaaaaataacaatatttataagtaaatatttagcagtattttattatatagtgcacttatttttcttaatatattttacaatttttgtgcatagattattataaatttttataatggaTTAAAGcacattatatacataagcatTAGGTAAGAGAAAAAATGTGAGCTGCTCAAAATGTTCGAAAAAATAGAACCTGATTGTCTTCATAAAagttataatgaaaataatatacatattaaaaaatcaaaatatgttaattttaatatatgtaatttgttttttctgttttttttagtttataaataatattttggtttcatctgtttttttttttttacgttttaattattaattggAAAGATAGTATTTTATAAGGAGATCAATAATATAAAGTGAATGTTCTTTTGActggaatatttttttataattaaatttctaATTGTTACAATATGTGAGAGATATATAtgggaataatatatttatactcaTTTATTCCAGTTACCATGTAAAATATGTTTCTGGGATTATGTATTTtcaaagaatatataaaaaataatttattctttctaATATTATGAATTGAATAATCACTAAgtcatatattttagttgaatgtatttttattatttcacaATTCTATAAGTATATTgtgtcatatatatatctttagtAAATTTGCTTCagttgatatatttttaaattaatgaaatttattgTAACAGTTATATGTATGCTTTAcctttaaacattttttttttttttaatactcttatatttctttagaatatataaaaaaagaaatttaaagATCTATGTACatgaatgtaaaaaaaattattttagatGGAAGGTATAACTTAAAcgtaattaaaaattatgattttcaaatattaaggtgcaaaaataaaaaatcacaCCTTGTTTGcttttagaatatatattcctaCATAGATTAAGAAGTTCGATAAatttctattttaaaaagaatttgtatactataaaaaagtatatttactTGAGGAGGAATTAATGCATTTGttctaattaatataattaatatgttttttttcttatattattatgattattatattattataataattgatattttattaataaaaatcaaCGTTTtcagaataaaaatttatataatcagaattattatttgtttataatttttaacattattaattattttcttaatatatagaggaatatataatatttatattctctACATTCTACATAGTGTATAAACtcaatatttacatataataagtattcgaatattattttcataatttattctgaaaaaagttaaagtattatataattataacactacgctgaatatataaattatatattttaaatatatatgtattaaatcGAATTATATGATTTCAAagcaattatttttttttttaaataaaattaagataaatattacataatgcatttaaaaaattaattttgattACAGAACATGTAACGTATATTATagttatgtattttttattatatatttatacagaaataaaaatttttttttattattttaattatttcattttaccATTAGAAGTATATTCTATTATTAATAACTTCTTCTTTAttgattatattataatattaaatgtcTGTATAAtggaacaaaaaacaaagacccccttactttttaatattgttGAGCTTATCCTATTATCTTGGGTGCTTCATTTTAACAGTGATGttgtatgaaaatattatttaaggatatttgaaatcataatattttttggtttttttctctattaataccttttttttacctatgtattatttatactattaaataaaaaatatttacatttttttttagggcATGTTTGACATGCCATTGAATAAGTATTGCAATTGTGCGAAGGAATTTGAAGCAAGAAATTATCGATTACTAGgatataagtataatatcGATTCAAAggatatatttacaaaagaaCAAATGCCAAATATTGGTTTGACCaacaaaaaagatatatgtaaCAGTGAGAAAGGGTTGCAAAGCAAAGTAAATAAATCAAATGGATGTTCACCAAGTATAACAAGAAGTCgtaaaaaagatatgaataaaaaatcttGTACATTTGAaaccaaaaaatattcccatttggaaaaaaaaatattcaaggAGCTTGATTATGagaattttcttaaaaaaaacagaacaaTTACTGATAagatgtacaaaaaaataatgcttaaaaaatacagattACGTTTTACTTtacctttattatttttttcactgTTTTTAATCATACTCTTAATAGATTTATCATGGGGTTTGATTGATAAGAATAAGGGGTTATGGGGTGCATTAGGGCTTTCTACCCATTTAAAAACCTTGTCTGAAGGTCCTCTGAAAAGTTTTTTACAACCATTGACAGAGTTCCAAGGGTTTTGGAAATCTGCTCTTAATTCAACGTCGAGTACTGTTAGTAAAATAAACGTATTATGGCATTTATTTGgtattctaatatatttcataccGTTCGTTATATTGGGTTTCACATTAATATTAGGGATTAtgtattatcataaaaaagttaaaaaatatgaaaaaattaagttcagaaaaaggtaaaatgaataataggAGACATTATTCTttctaaaaagaaatatcCAATAAcaactaatatatattatctttagtgatattcttaataaatattcgCAAAAcagtataaattttataagtaaatttacataaacatacccattcatatattcaactgtaaaaaaacatgttttaattttttttgtgaatttaaatgttttaagttttttaaatgtgTTCATTAATATGTTATCTCTGTTTAATGTCGCATTTTcgatttttttatatatttttgtatatgtaagtaggtttttatgaaaaataaatttttatgagataaaattaatatataaaaggataatttacataattatattgaaatagtatgttaatttataaatataatatgtggTACTTCCTATTTTTCTACAGCTTAAgtctaaaattattatttatggaagtaattattaaaatgtattattagatttatattaactataaatatgtcctattttataatttatgtaagaATGTGAATCTGTTTTGTTccatttacatacatatttgtaattaGTAAAActatcatatatattgtataaaatatattttatgtaatatgttttatagaatatattttttgttaatccCTTTTTGAAAAAGGTGGAGATGTTTGGGGATGgtttaatagaaaaaaaaatgtatataattatataatatatatattaaatattgattgtttttaatagttttttaaattaaaattatgagtttttaaaattaaaggaagagctaaaataatttaatttattattagtgTATTCGGCTGCGATATTAAAGATAATTTTGGAAATtctacttaaatatatattatattgaaaatatatagaatatataatttgttaatattttcttattacaaaacaataaaagaaattactTTAAGTTAATTGCAGatgaatgtattatattgtggaattgttttgttttgtttttaatgaTTATATATCTCATAATgtgttttatatatctatgaaaataataatggtcTTTATCTGTAATGaatctaattttatttttttctgaaataataaattaaaatgtatttaaatatttttatatatattctatttttcaAGATTGTCTATAATTAtgtaatgtataaaattttgaaaatgttttaaatatatatgaaaatatatgtagatTATAGAAACAATTAATAACATCttcaaaataattacaatttattaaacacaataaataagaaaaaacaattatatttttttagataatttataaataatattgttattattttttagataatttttaacaatttgtatgtacaaaattatatatttgttcgcTTTGTTTCATTCAATATATCTAATACAGAAATTTGGTTATGGAATGGTTTttcgaatatttttatttattaaaattgattttatatagatataaatgaacgcataaacattaaattattatattttttatttattacacttaaatacacatttaaaaaatattcttatataaatataatgtctcattcataattatttctttgtaAAAAGCATACTCAAGATAAAGGGAATATGATATTATCATGTACAAGTAGTTGTTTCTAGGAAAGtgaaaatatatctaatatacattttaattaaaagatcaattatttttgtattttttgttaattctacagattaataatatattcaaatattttatttcattcaaaaaaatatatatccattGATATATGTAACAGTTCTATTATAGCAATaggtattttattttttgttttttattattattgttacttctgaatatatatagttaaaaaaataaataataaaaaatttagtatatgattataaataattttcattaaaattatgtaataccACTTGAACGCAAAGATTAGAAcgtttaaaaattatggtacgaatataaaaaaaaagtcttaATTTCACTTTAAAATAGATACTAAATCATATATTAGgtagaataatataaatttaattttttaaatatataatacgctaaaaaaataatatattcaataaaGGAGTAATTGGATcatatgttataatttaagaaacatataattatatttttttttatttaattttttttattattttattgttttaataattaatatttttttaataataatcgtgaaatataatgtttataatatttaattgttaTTAGGATAATATCCATAAAATgtgtaattaatattttaataatagataaacatattatatatgcattctATATGTTCTATGTTTTATGGAAACtcaatatttcaaaataatatggaataaattttttttcccatagtttattaagaaaaggatttataaaaaaactatttaATTAGTACACTCgatgaaataatttaataatataattagtatattacgaataaatttaaattattttttttaatgaaagtgtattttttaaaatattaaaataaaaattttataatacgtttttaaatatatttttctttatatatatattacaaaatttattacgGAAATGTACATTTCATCATTTATTTgcgaagaaataataatttttttttttacgaatatattaataatatcaaaGAAGTATATCatggaaaaataatttaaaactatgttattaattaaaaattatgaattattcttttaactTGATTATGtcattttatgaatattatatgataatattatataaggatATATTTGCGGTATACATCTtgtttttttgattttttttttttttattattacaacttttataatagaattattcattatattatatatgaaatatttactttttttcttttttagaaTAAGTTTATCAGATTTTCCGATGAGAGCTATACTCTTGGTAgcaatttaaaaatagaacGTATAGATCCCTATCTGATTATAAAAAGGTAAGTGTTAAAATATTGTagtattaaaagaatatataccTAATCATAGTGAATGTGAAGAGAATGAATATGTAACATAAAAATGGGGaatacaaaaaggaaaaaaaccTAATAAATCATTAAATAAGAAGAAATTCTAACACAAGTTACGGGTTACGATAAGGAAATGctaatagaaaatatatcgTTTTGAAAAAACATGAGTTAATGAAAATGATTATGAGGTCTTTcaagaataaaatagaaaaattcgTCATatagatttaaaaaatataacactTAGAAGTTACGCATTTGGAgttgattttttttctttttttctacttGAAAATAGGATGCCTATATTAGAAGGATTAGGTTACTTGAAAATCTACAAACAATTCTTGTAGGACTGTTAACCATTATTCCAAACTTAAACCTACTCCAGTAGAACACTTTATTTGTTCAATATTTGTTGGAATACTTATGATTTTattagttataataattataataacgaTAACTAAGatcttaataaataattaaaaatataaaaaaattaagttgaggaatgtacaaaatgaattataagtAGTGTGCATTCTTCCCTAAGGGGATTATTAATGTGAACAACTATATCTTTagacatatattttttttttatacatagatataaatgaaataattttataaatgtacttgtgtatatcatattatgtttttacgttaaataagaaattatgattttaaattttttgtgaatttgaaaatttaaggaatttttattttttattataaattgttgtttaagaataattaaatattattgattaacatatatattcactcATTAAAATAGATTactatatagaatatatatataggagTTAAAATTAGGGTAcaatagaaaatattatataatttcatagATGTCctgtaataatttatattttaaatgaacgATGGATGTGTcccattttttatcttattctagtctaaaatgtttatttatatataaattaagataaatatataattagttttgtattaaaaattaatgtgtttttttgtatttattggAGCAAAGTGAACGGTATTATATAACATtgatatatagatatagttacaaaatatatttttacttaaattttgaaactttaataatttaaaataagaatgaaaatacaaataatttacttataataaatataaaattatatgatgacaaatttttatgatgtagtgtaaaaaaacaaataatttacatacGATATTGCTGTATTGGagacatattttttttacagcaaagcatataaaattttgttcacattgaaattattataataaatttataaaattaattttttacagtgaatacttttttctcattttttactAGAATTAGATTAATTTATCAAATAATGTcatgtatattaatttaaaaaaactgTATTATCCAAACCAGcagtataaaatatttaaaaactgTTACATTGAATACCAATAAATAGAggattaaaatataaaattgtaacagatataattattattaggaTAGTAGAGGAGAAGTTATgttatttaaagaatataaatgcGTATGAAATGAAGATCGTAATTAAGCCAACCATTAACACTAGTGCGATCCAGAAAAGGacgtaaaaaattatagattTACATCGATTATTTTGTGTATATTTCATAGCATCATTCattttatctatataattaataaaactaaaattttttcttgatTTGTTATGGCTTAAAATTGAGTTATTCtttaaatacaatttttttaaagatttgGGTTGGTAATTGTACTGAATATTATCATAATGTTCTAATGTGGGTGAttgttcttttaaattaGGTTCAAAGTCGAATTCTCCAAGTTCATCAAATTCTGagtttttcattaaataattaaattcatCGTAAGAAGAAGCATCACTATATGGTGATTTCTTATCTTCATgaaaatgtttattattctgtaatacatatgttttttttttaaatgcttCAGCGCTTTCTCCttctaaattaattatttttttttttaaaagtttaaaTTTATCTCTGACCGATTCTACTGTTTCAATACTTAATAATCTTCTAAATTTAACATTTAATACGTTATTTCTGTTCAATTCCTTGTTCCATGATTTATCGCAGGTTTTCTAGAAGTgaatattcatattaaacatttaaaaatgtatttttatattatataaataaaattcttttatcatatagaaacataaaattaaaaagaaaaataaaaaaattcaagCATAATTACTATGATAccttataaaaatgttttaatgtcCATATTAaacaaggaaaaataaaaactttagTAAAATGGTGCACATTTGTGTATTTCACTTTcataatgaatttttttaaagttaaaatttatgtaataattaagACATCAGACATATATGGCATTTTCGACAATAATAAGTAAAtagttaatttataattcatattgattattttctattataacaatataaaaagtcttcagattttttttatttttggatAAATATAATCGTAGTACGCATTACGTTACAAGacaaaaacatatttaaaaaaagttataattaaaaaaaatatattccagtaatagttatatttagaaatattattatttcacatttttaaaataaaacaaaaaaagaatttaataaatatttaaggaaaaatttaaagaaatataattgttcaaaatacaaatattttgcttcaaatatataaatatatattggtacaatataaattgataaaatattGATTTAATAAGCATATATTATTGCATTAGATTctagtaataaaatatgcattAAAACACattctaaaattatttttagagcttttatgataaaatttattaaaaaatatataataagaattttttagAATCTA
The genomic region above belongs to Plasmodium malariae genome assembly, contig: PmUG01_00_8, whole genome shotgun sequence and contains:
- the PmUG01_00022700 gene encoding Plasmodium exported protein, unknown function — protein: MKVKYTNVHHFTKVFIFPCLIWTLKHFYKKTCDKSWNKELNRNNVLNVKFRRLLSIETVESVRDKFKLLKKKIINLEGESAEAFKKKTYVLQNNKHFHEDKKSPYSDASSYDEFNYLMKNSEFDELGEFDFEPNLKEQSPTLEHYDNIQYNYQPKSLKKLYLKNNSILSHNKSRKNFSFINYIDKMNDAMKYTQNNRCKSIIFYVLFWIALVLMVGLITIFISYAFIFFK
- the PmUG01_00022500 gene encoding fam-l protein, giving the protein MEQKTKTPLLFNIVELILLSWVLHFNSDVGMFDMPLNKYCNCAKEFEARNYRLLGYKYNIDSKDIFTKEQMPNIGLTNKKDICNSEKGLQSKVNKSNGCSPSITRSRKKDMNKKSCTFETKKYSHLEKKIFKELDYENFLKKNRTITDKMYKKIMLKKYRLRFTLPLLFFSLFLIILLIDLSWGLIDKNKGLWGALGLSTHLKTLSEGPLKSFLQPLTEFQGFWKSALNSTSSTVSKINVLWHLFGILIYFIPFVILGFTLILGIMYYHKKVKKYEKIKFRKR